A window of the Cystobacter ferrugineus genome harbors these coding sequences:
- a CDS encoding DUF1330 domain-containing protein: MAIDPRGSDLKRYMQEDPGGPVVMLNLLRFKEGGRKSYEEYTRATQPFLEKVGGELVYAGNGSTALVAEPGQAWDAVLIVRYPSRAAFSQMVADPDYQRITHLRTEALQEAVLQATTPWPGRRK; encoded by the coding sequence ATGGCCATCGACCCGCGAGGTTCGGATCTCAAGCGCTACATGCAGGAGGACCCGGGAGGCCCCGTCGTCATGTTGAACCTGCTGCGCTTCAAGGAGGGCGGCAGGAAGTCCTACGAGGAGTACACACGCGCCACCCAACCGTTCCTCGAGAAGGTGGGCGGCGAGCTGGTGTACGCGGGGAATGGCTCGACCGCGCTGGTGGCCGAGCCGGGGCAGGCGTGGGACGCGGTGTTGATCGTGCGCTATCCGAGCCGCGCCGCCTTCAGCCAGATGGTGGCGGATCCAGACTACCAGCGCATCACACACCTGCGCACCGAGGCCTTGCAGGAGGCGGTGTTGCAGGCCACGACCCCCTGGCCAGGCCGCCGGAAGTAA
- a CDS encoding LysR family transcriptional regulator: MSSLENIEAFVGAVEHGGFTRAARSLGLTPSAVSRRIARLEEELGVALFQRTTRALRLTDDGRAFHGRCRRILGELEEARRSMSRARTRPMGLLRVDAPQVLGQQLLVPALPTFFKRYPDIQLELTLRDYLVDPVVEGLDVMLRIGTPRDSALLSRRLGTTRMVACAAPGYLRRRGTPRDPEELARHDCLGFLRESRPVSWRLRTGTYEVKGPLSVNQGAALRDAAVAGLGICWVFDFMVSAELASGALVEVLEAYACDERPIHALYLENRHLLPKVRVFLDFAAALLRKGP, translated from the coding sequence ATGTCATCACTCGAGAACATCGAGGCCTTCGTCGGTGCCGTGGAACATGGAGGCTTCACCCGGGCGGCGCGCAGCCTCGGCCTGACGCCCTCGGCGGTCAGCCGCCGCATCGCGCGGCTGGAGGAGGAACTGGGCGTGGCGTTGTTCCAGCGCACCACGCGGGCCTTGCGCCTCACGGACGATGGGCGCGCCTTCCATGGCCGGTGCAGACGCATCCTGGGAGAGCTCGAGGAGGCACGGCGGTCGATGAGCCGCGCACGCACCCGGCCCATGGGCCTGCTCCGGGTGGACGCGCCTCAAGTGCTCGGACAGCAACTGCTGGTCCCCGCGCTCCCGACGTTCTTCAAACGCTACCCGGACATCCAGCTCGAGTTGACGCTGAGGGATTACCTGGTGGACCCCGTGGTGGAAGGGCTCGATGTGATGCTGCGCATCGGCACGCCGCGGGACTCGGCCCTGCTGTCGCGCCGCTTGGGAACCACGCGCATGGTGGCCTGTGCCGCACCGGGTTACCTGCGGCGAAGGGGAACGCCCCGCGACCCCGAGGAGCTCGCCCGGCACGACTGCCTCGGCTTCCTGCGCGAGTCGAGACCCGTTTCCTGGCGCCTGCGCACCGGGACGTATGAGGTGAAGGGGCCGCTGAGCGTGAACCAGGGCGCGGCGCTGCGGGACGCGGCCGTGGCGGGGCTCGGCATCTGCTGGGTCTTCGACTTCATGGTGTCGGCGGAACTCGCCTCCGGCGCGCTGGTGGAGGTGCTGGAGGCGTACGCCTGTGACGAGCGGCCCATCCACGCGCTCTATCTGGAGAACCGGCACCTGCTGCCCAAGGTGCGCGTGTTCCTGGACTTCGCGGCGGCGCTGCTGCGCAAGGGTCCCTAG